A region from the Sphingobacteriales bacterium genome encodes:
- the dnaJ gene encoding molecular chaperone DnaJ: MTKRDYYEVLGVSKGADADEIKKAYRKLALQYHPDRNPGDKAAEEKFKEAAEAYDVLSNEEKKARYDRFGHQGAAGGFGGGGNYGGGMNMDDIFSQFGDIFGGGDGNPFESFFGGGGRRRERGKGQRGSNLRIKVKMDLEEISKGAQKKIKVKKHITCDACNGIGAKDSGSYQTCNTCNGSGVTRKVTQTFLGQMATTSTCPTCEGEGKIITNKCTKCRGEGRVYGEEVVAIDVPAGVSEGIQLSMNGKGNAGIRGGYPGDLLISIEEVPHPELKREDTNVLYTLYLNFADTALGTQAEVPTIGGSAKIKIPKGTQSGKLFRLQGKGVPSIQGYGKGDQIVEVQVFTPQDLTPEETALLERLQQSKNFSPQAQKEKNKGFFDKFFH, translated from the coding sequence ATGACTAAACGAGATTATTACGAAGTATTGGGAGTGTCCAAAGGGGCAGATGCGGATGAAATTAAAAAGGCATACCGCAAGCTGGCATTGCAGTATCATCCGGACAGAAACCCGGGGGATAAGGCAGCGGAAGAAAAATTCAAGGAAGCAGCGGAAGCCTACGATGTACTCAGCAATGAGGAGAAAAAGGCTAGGTATGATCGGTTTGGCCATCAGGGTGCGGCAGGCGGTTTCGGGGGCGGCGGCAACTATGGCGGCGGCATGAATATGGACGATATTTTCTCTCAGTTCGGCGATATTTTCGGCGGCGGCGATGGCAATCCGTTTGAATCTTTTTTTGGCGGCGGCGGTCGCAGAAGAGAACGCGGCAAAGGACAGCGCGGAAGCAATCTGCGCATTAAAGTGAAGATGGATTTGGAAGAAATATCCAAAGGTGCGCAAAAGAAAATAAAAGTAAAGAAACACATCACCTGCGATGCCTGCAATGGTATCGGAGCCAAAGACAGCGGATCTTATCAGACTTGCAATACCTGTAATGGCAGCGGTGTTACACGAAAAGTGACACAAACGTTTTTAGGGCAAATGGCCACCACTTCCACCTGTCCGACCTGTGAAGGCGAAGGAAAAATCATTACCAATAAATGTACCAAATGCCGCGGAGAAGGCCGGGTATACGGCGAAGAGGTGGTAGCGATAGATGTTCCTGCCGGTGTCAGCGAAGGCATCCAGCTGTCCATGAATGGCAAAGGGAATGCAGGTATCCGTGGAGGGTATCCAGGAGATTTACTCATCAGTATTGAAGAAGTGCCGCATCCGGAATTGAAAAGGGAGGACACCAATGTATTGTACACCCTGTATCTGAATTTTGCAGATACTGCATTGGGCACACAGGCGGAGGTGCCTACCATTGGCGGCAGCGCAAAGATAAAAATTCCGAAAGGCACCCAGAGCGGCAAGCTGTTCCGTCTGCAGGGAAAAGGGGTGCCGAGCATACAGGGTTATGGCAAAGGAGACCAGATCGTGGAGGTGCAGGTATTTACACCACAGGATCTGACCCCGGAAGAAACTGCCTTACTGGAGAGACTGCAGCAGTCTAAGAACTTCAGTCCTCAGGCGCAAAAGGAAAAGAATAAAGGTTTCTTTGATAAGTTTTTTCATTAA